The nucleotide sequence CGCGCGCGACAGCTTGGCGATGCGCGCGTCGGTGGCTTCGGCCTGCGACACCGCCGCCGCGGCGATCCGGCTCGACTCCTTGACCTGCCGGCCGATCTCGTTGACCGAAGCCGACAGTTCCTCCGTAGCCGCTGCGACGGACTGCACATTCGCCGATGCTTCTTCCGACGCGCCCGCGACCTTGCCGGACAACTCCTGCGCGGTCTCGACGGTCCGGGTCAGGGTCGTTGCGGACGACTCAAGCTGGCTCGCCGAAGACGAGACGCTCGACACGATCACGCCGACGGCGGTTTCGAAATCGTCGGCGAAACGGTGAAGCTCCGCGCTGCGGGCAGCGCTGGCGGATTTGCCCTGCGCTTCGCGTTCCGCCGCCTCGCTCTGCGCCTTGGCAACGGCGCGCATCTTGAACTCCTCGACGGCGCCCGCCATCTCGCCGATTTCATCCTTCTGGCCAAGCCCTGGCAGCACAACGTCGAAGTTGCCGCCGGCGAGCTGCCGCATCGCGTTGCACATGGCGATCATCGGCCGGGAAATTCCGCGGCCCAGCATCCATGCGAGGAACGCGCCGAACACGATGCCCGCACCACCGAGCGCCGTCACGAACTGGCTGGTCGAATGCGCCGCCGTGGCGGATTCCTTGGCGAGTTGCGTCTGCCGGACCACCAGACCATCCTTGATGGTCTTTGCTTCCTGCGTCACTGATGACGCCGCATCGTTCATCTTGGCCGAGAGCGCGGTGATCTTCGCGGTGTTCTCGACGAACTTCGCGAAATTCGTCCTGTAGGCGTCAAGCTCAGAGGTGATTTCCGCGATCTTGGATGAGAGCTTTGCGTCCTCCGAGGTCAGCGATCCGAGGCTGTTCTTCAGGAGCTGCATGCGCGCGCTGACGCTGTTCGCAACCGCGTTGTCCGGCCGCAGGATGTAATTGCTGATGTTGGCGGTGATGGCCGCCGAGTGGGTCGCCAGTTCCTTCGCATTCTGCTGGATCGACGTCAGGCCGGCGAGAATCGCGGTGTCCGCCAGATCGTCGAACTTGTAGCGGATCACGTTGCCCATGCGGAGCAACTGGTTCGACGCGATCGCCGCGTTTTCGGTCTTGAGCTTGATGACATCCGCGAACAGCGCAGCGAATTCGCCGTAGCTGGCGGAAAGGCTAAGCACGCTCTTGCGGTTGTCGGCGGTGGCGACACGCGCGGCACGCTCAATCGCACTGCCGAGACTCTTCTCGGCGGCACGCGCAGCTTCTTCGTCCGCCGGAAGGCCGGTGGTCACGTAATGGCGGGCCAGAAGCTGATAGGCCACCAGCTCGCGATCGATCTCGCGTGCGCTGTCACTCTCGGCGACGATGCCTTGATAGGACTGAACGCCACTCGCGATGCGGTCGAAACCGAAATAGGCGACGCCCATATTGATGGCGGAAATGCCCAGCACGATCACGAAGCCGAGCATGATCTTGGTTCGGAATCTAAGATTTGAAAGGAAGCTGACGTTTGTCTTCTGCTTTGCCGGAGTGCCCTTGAACCAGCCCATTCCCAACCCCCAAAAATTCTTTTTGCATGCCCGACCGGCCGGCCAATCAGCCGGCGGAAAGTCCCCCAAGGTAAACAAAATTGAATAACACCCCGTAAATTGCTACCGCGCGCAGAAAAAAACGCCCGCCAGGCGGGCGTTTCTTGCTAACGATGTGTGCAACTGCAGCGGGCTGAGCAATATCCCGGCACCGCTGGCGCCGAAAGATTAACAATTCATTCCCAGCTTAGCGCGCCGCCGTTCTGGTATTCGATCACGCGGGTCTCGAAGAAGTTCTTCTCCTTCTTCAGGTCCATCGCCTCCGACATCCAAGGGAACGGATTGTCCGTCTCGTCGAATACGCGCGTGAGCCCAAGCTGGGCGCAGCGGCGGTTGGCGATGAAGTGCATGTACTGCTCGCACAGCGCGGCGTTCAGCCCCAGAAATCCCCTCGGCATGGTGTCGCGGCTGTAGGCGGCCTCCAGTTCGGCGGCCTCGCGGATCATGCCGCGGATCTCGTCCTGAAATTCGCGCGTCCACAGGTGCGGATTTTCCATCTTGATCTGGTTGATGACATCGATGCCGAAGTTCAGGTGAATCGATTCATCGCGCAGGATGTACTGATACTGTTCGGCGATGCCGACCATCTTGTTGCGGCGGCCGAGCGACAGGATCTGCGCAAAACCTGTGTAGAACCACATGCCCTCGAAGATCACGTAGAACGCGACGAGATCGCGCAGAAACGCCTGATCGGATTCCGGCGTGCCGGTCTTGAAGTCCGGGTTCTCGAGATTCTGCGTGTGCTTCAGCGCCCAGGCCGCCTTGTCGGTGATCGACGGCACCTCGCGGTACATGTTGAACAGCTCGCCCTCGTCGAGGCCGAGACTTTCGACGATGTACTGAAACGTGTGCGTGTGCACCGCCTCCTCAAACGCCTGACGCAGCAGGTACTGGCGGCATTCGGGATTGGTCAGATGGCGATAGATCGCCAGCACGATGTTGTTGGCGACGAGGCTCTCGGAGGCCGCGAAGAATCCGAGATTACGCTTGATCGCGCGGCGCTCGTCCTCGGTGAGGCCGTCGCGCGATTTCCACAGCGCGATATCGGCCTGCATCGAAACTTCGGTTGGCATCCAGTGGTTGTTGCAGCCGGCAAGATACTTCTCCCACGCCCATTTGTATTTCAGCGGCAGCAACTGGTTGACGTCGGCGCGGCAGTTGATCATCGCCTTGTCATCGACCGACACGCGCCCGCCCTTGCGGTCGATGGTGCCAAGCCCTGTTGAATCAAGTCCTGTTGAATCAAGTCCGGTCTGGTCAATCGCTGCGGATTGGCCGGTCAGGATTGGCGGGAGCGTGTTGGCGGCTTTGGGTGAGGTTTCGGACCAGTCGAGCATGGACTTCGCTTTCTATATAATGTGGGGCATTGCTGATCGTCATTGCGAGGAGGCGGAGCCGACGAAGCAATCCAGTTTTCTTTTTGCTCTGGATTGCTTCGCTTCGCTCGCAATGACGGCGAGTCTGCTACTGGCACGCCTCGCAGTCGGGATTGTCGATGGAGCACGCCACTGCATCCGACAGATCCGGCGCGGATGACGACTGCGGCACCATGATGGGCTTGTTCACCGGCATGGCCGCGAGCGACGACGACGACACCGCGTTGAGCTTGCCGTCGGTGCCCTTGAGCGTCGATTTCTCCACGTGCGTGGCGCTGCGCGAGCGCAGGTAGTAGGTCGTCTTCAGGCCGCGCGCCCATGCCAGCCGGTACAGCTGATCGAGCTTTTTGCCCGATGGATTGGCGATATAGAGGTTGAGCGACTGCGCCTGATCGATCCACTTCTGCCGCCGCGCTGCCGCCTCGATCAGCCATGCGCTGTCGATCTCGAACGCGGTTGCATAGAGCAGCTTCAGATCGTCCGGCACGCGGTCGATGGAGCCGACGCTGCCGTCGAAGTATTTCAGATCGGACACCATCACCTCGTCCCACAGGCCGCGCGCCTTGAGATCACGAACGAGGAATTCGTTCACCTCGGTGAAGTCGCCCGACATGTTCGATTTGACGTAGAGGTTCTGGTAGGCGGGCTCGATCGACTGCGCCACGCCGCAGATGTTGGAGATGGTTGCGGTCGGCGCAATCGCCATCACGTTGGAGTTGCGCATGCCGGTGGATTGCACCCGCGCGCGCAGCGCCGTCCAGTCCAGCGTCACCGACCAGTCCACATCAAGGCCGCCGCGGGCGGCCGCCAGAATTTCAATCGAGTCGATCGGCAGGATGCCCCTGCTCCACAGCGACCCCTTGAACGACGGATACTGTCCGCGCTCGGCTGCAAGATCGACCGACGCTGTGATGGCGTGGAACGAAATCGCTTCCATGCTGGTGTCAGCGAACGTGACGGCAGCGTCGGACGCCATCGGGATTCGCAGCGCGTGCAGCGCGTCCTGAAAGCCCATCAGGCCGAGCCCGACCGGACGATGCTGCAGGTTCGAGCGGCGCGCTTCCGGAATGGTATAGAAATTGATGTCGATGACGTTGTCGAGCATCCGCATCGCGGTCGAAATCGTCCGCTTCAGCCGCACATGATCGATCCCGCCCTCGCCCACATGGTTGAGCAGGTTGACCGAGCCGAGATTGCACACCGCAACCTCGTCATCCGACGTGTTCAACGTGATTTCGGTGCAGAGATTTGACGAGTGGATCACGCCGACATGCTGCTGCGGCGAGCGCAGGTTGCACGGGTCCTTGAAGGTGATCCACGGATGCCCGGTTTCGAACAGCATGGTCAGCATCCGACGCCACAGATCCGTGGCACGCAGCTTCTTGAACACCCGCATCTCGCCGCGCGCGGCCTTGCCCTCGTAGAAGGCGTAACGCTCGGCAAACGCCTTGCCGTAAAGATCGTGCAGGTCCGGCGTCTCGTCCGGCGAGAACAGCGTCCACTCGCCGTCGGATTCGACGCGTTGCATGAACAGATCCGGCACCCAGTTCGCGGTGTTCATGTCGTGGGTGCGGCGGCGATCGTCGCCGGTGTTCTTGCGCAGATCGAGGAATTCCTCGATGTCGACATGCCATGTCTCGAGATAGGCGCAAACCGCGCCCTTGCGCTTGCCGCCCTGATTGACCGCGATGGCCGTGTCATTGGCGACTTTCAGGAACGGCACCACGCCCTGGCTTTCGCCGTTGGTGCCCTTGATGTGAGCGCCGAGGCCACGCACGCGGGTCCAGTCGTTGCCGAGGCCGCCGGAATACTTCGCCAGCAGCGCATTGTCCTTCACCGACTTGAAGATGCCGTCGAGATCGTCCGCCACCGTGGTGAGGAAACAGGACGACAGTTGCGGCCGCAGCGTGCCGGAATTGAACAGCGTCGGCGTGGACGCCATGAAGTCGAACGACGACAGCAGGTTGTAGAATTCGATGGCGCGCGCCTCGCGATCGATCTCGCGGATCGCAAGGCCCATCGCGACGCGCATGAAAAACGCCTGCGGCAGCTCGATGCGGTTGCCGTCGTCATGCAGGAAATAGCGGTCGTACAGTGTCTGCAGCCCGAGGAACTGGAACGACAGATCGCGCTCCGGCTTCAAGGCCGCTGCGATCCGCTTCAGGTCGTAGCGTGCCAGTTCGGGATCGAGCAGCTCGGCCTCGATGCCCTTTTTGACATAGGCCGGAAAGTACTCCGCATAGCGCGCCGTCATGTCGGCCTGCGAGGCGTTGATCTGCGCGGAATGGACAAACGACAGCACTTCGGTGCGCAGCTTGTCGAGCAGCAGCCGCGCGCTGACATAGGCGTAGTTCGGCTCCAGTTCCACCAGCGTGCGTGCAGCCATGATGCCCGCGAGCGCCAGTTCATCCTGGCTAATGCCGTCGTAAAGGTTGCGGCGCGTCTCGGCGAGAACCGGTGCCGCATCGACGCCGTCAAGATTGGCGCAGGCTTCCTGAATGATCAGCGTCAGGCGATCCACATCGAGCGGCACGCGCGTGCCATTGCCCAGCGTCACATGCAGTTGCGGTTCGGAAGAAGTCTTGGCGGGCTTTGCGGCTTCCGCCTCGGCGCGCTGGCGCGTGCGTTCCTCGCGATAGAGCACATAGGCACGAGCGACCTTGTGATGTTCGCTGCGCATCAGCGCCAGTTCGACCTGATCCTGCACATCCTCGATATGGAAGGTGCGCCCCTCGCCGATCCGGCGGGTCAGCGCGCCGACGACCTCGTTCGTCAGTTGCTCGATGACCTCGTGAATGCGGCGCGACGCCGCCGCGGTGTGCCCTTCGACCGCGAGGAACGCCTTGGTCATCGCAATCGAGATCTTGCTCGCGTCGAACGGCGAGACCGTGCCGTTGCGGCGGATGACCTGCAACGGCGGTGTGGTGGCAGGGACGGCCAGCGACTCGGAACGCAACTGAATGAGAGGAGCGGATTTTGCGGCTTCGCGTTCGAGAGAGAGAGACATCGGCAGACCCCGTGCGTGTTGCAATTTTTTGGGGGCTTGGGCCGAGAGAACGCTGCATGACGACCGGCAAGCGCCGGCAATGCTGCAAGCGACCTCCGGACACCCCGCCCGTGGACGTTCTTTTGGTGTCGCGGCAGGTCTCCTGGCTCGCAGGTCAGCGTTGAACCCGGTCTTCCCGATGCGAAAAACGCACCAGTGACATCGGTCGGATTCAACTCACTGCTTACAGTTGCGGGGGCAGCGCCGGACTTGCTGCATCAAACGTGCAGCTCACCGGCTTCCCTCTTAGCCACTAGATTTTGACGTCCAGCGGACCGTGACATCTACATGTGGTGATATAAGGCTCAAAGAGTCAACAAAAGATTAAAAAGCATCCCCGTTATCCCTAGGCCCTTCGAGAAACCGCTGTTTCTCAACACTGGGTTAGAGTGCTTCGATTCTGTTTCCACGGCCAAGATAATTCAGAACCACGCCACGATATCGCACCTCAGGACAAATCAACGAGAATCAGTGACGGCGACGCCATCAAGTTTCTGCCCACAGGCGTCGCGCGCGATCTTCTGAGGTGCCCGGTGGGAAGCTTTCCCTTTGACCGACCGGAATGCGCTTCTCATAACTTGACCATCGCGGTTCTGCGGATCGGTGGTCCGGAGCCAAGAGGGAATGCGGTGCGCGCGGTCCAGGTGGATTGCGCAAGTCCGAAGCTGCCCCCGCAACTGTAAGCGGCGAGCCTTTGTCCATCACTGCCACTGCGGCGCAAGCCGCGGGAAGGCCGGACTTAAGGCGTCGACCCGCAAGCCAGGAGACCTGCCGCGATCACAGTACGTCCACGGGCGGGGTGCCCCGGTGTGTCGCTTGCGGAGGACGGCACTTCCGTCTCTGTCGTTCGCGCATGTCCGGCCCTGCCCCAACATCACGGGGTTTCCGATGACGAATTCTGCTTCCACTGCTTCCATTCCTGTCGCCACGCTCGGCGTGCCGCGCATCGGCCCACGCCGCGAACTGAAAATGGCGCTGGAGAAATTCTGGTCCGGCAAGATCGACGAGGCCGCGCTGCGCGAGGCCGCCGCGAAAATCCGCGCCGACAACTGGACGCGCCAGCGCGATCTCGGCGTCACCGTGATCCCGTCGAACGATTTCTCGCTCTACGATCAGGTGCTCGACACCAGCGCCATGGTCGGTGCGATTCCGAAGATCTACGGCTGGACCGGCGGGCCGGTGTCTTTCGAGACATATTTCGCGATGGCGCGCGGCAGCCAGAAAGGCTTGTCTCACAAGGACTCGGGCGACCACGACGGCTGCGCGCATGGCCATAGCCACGGGCAAGGCGTTCCGGCGCAGGAAATGACCAAGTGGTTCGACACCAACTATCATTACATGGTGCCGGAGTTCTCGAAGGATCAGACCTTCGCCCTCTCCTCCACCAAGGCGATCGATGAATACCGCGAAGCCAAGGCGCTCGGAATCCAGACCCGGCCGGTGCTGGTCGGCCCCGTGACGTTCCTCAAGCTCGGCAAGGGTGAGAACCGGCTGTCGCTGTTGCCGAAGCTGCTGCCGGTCTACATCGAGTTGCTCAACAGGCTCGCAGCCGAAGGCGCGGACTGGGTGCAGATCGACGAGCCGTGTCTCGTGCTCGATCTCGACGCGGATGAAAAGGCCGCGCTGAAGACGGCGTACAGCGAACTCGCGCTGAAGGTGCCCGGCGTCAAGATCATGCTAGCCACCTATTTCGGCGAACTCGGCGACAACGCCGATCTCGTCACCAAGCTGCCGGTCGCGGGCGTGCATCTCGATCTGGTGCGCGGCAAGGGCCAGATCAACTCCGTCCTCGACAAGATGCCAGCAGACCGCGTGATGTCGCTGGGGGTGATCGACGGACGCAACATCTGGCGCGCCGATCTCACACGGGTCTTCAATTTCTCCAACGACGCCATCGCGCTCCGTGGCGCGGACAGAATCCAGATCGCGCCGTCGTGCTCGATGCTGCATGTGCCGATCGATCTCGATCAGGAAACCGATCTCGACGCCGACCTGAAGAGCTGGCTTGCGTTCTCGGTGCAGAAGATGGGCGAACTGGCCGCGCTGAGCCGCGCGCTGTCGTCGGGACGCGAGTCCGTCAAGGATGTGTTCGCGGCCTCGGACGATGCTGCCAAGAAGCGCGCATCGTCGCCGAAGATTCATAATCCTGCCGTGCAATCGCGTGCGGCGGAAAAATCTTCGGCCCTGTCGGAGCGCAAGAGCGCGTTCAGCGCGCGGCAGAAACTGCAGAGCAAGGTGCTGGGCCTGCCCTCGTTCCCGACCACGACCATCGGCTCGTTCCCGCAGACCGAGGAGGTGCGCAAGGCGCGCGCCGCTCACGCCAAGGGCCAGCTCAGCGAC is from Afipia massiliensis and encodes:
- a CDS encoding methyl-accepting chemotaxis protein encodes the protein MGWFKGTPAKQKTNVSFLSNLRFRTKIMLGFVIVLGISAINMGVAYFGFDRIASGVQSYQGIVAESDSAREIDRELVAYQLLARHYVTTGLPADEEAARAAEKSLGSAIERAARVATADNRKSVLSLSASYGEFAALFADVIKLKTENAAIASNQLLRMGNVIRYKFDDLADTAILAGLTSIQQNAKELATHSAAITANISNYILRPDNAVANSVSARMQLLKNSLGSLTSEDAKLSSKIAEITSELDAYRTNFAKFVENTAKITALSAKMNDAASSVTQEAKTIKDGLVVRQTQLAKESATAAHSTSQFVTALGGAGIVFGAFLAWMLGRGISRPMIAMCNAMRQLAGGNFDVVLPGLGQKDEIGEMAGAVEEFKMRAVAKAQSEAAEREAQGKSASAARSAELHRFADDFETAVGVIVSSVSSSASQLESSATTLTRTVETAQELSGKVAGASEEASANVQSVAAATEELSASVNEIGRQVKESSRIAAAAVSQAEATDARIAKLSRAAQEIGDVVKLITAIAEQTNLLALNATIEAARAGDAGRGFAVVASEVKSLASQTAKATDEISSHITGMQAATQESVSAIKEIGETIGQISKIAGNIAAAIEQQTTATTEIARNVQSAASGTLEIAEGISEVNRGASETGSASGEVLNSAQTLAVESTRLRQELDRFMENIRAA
- a CDS encoding ribonucleotide-diphosphate reductase subunit beta; the protein is MLDWSETSPKAANTLPPILTGQSAAIDQTGLDSTGLDSTGLGTIDRKGGRVSVDDKAMINCRADVNQLLPLKYKWAWEKYLAGCNNHWMPTEVSMQADIALWKSRDGLTEDERRAIKRNLGFFAASESLVANNIVLAIYRHLTNPECRQYLLRQAFEEAVHTHTFQYIVESLGLDEGELFNMYREVPSITDKAAWALKHTQNLENPDFKTGTPESDQAFLRDLVAFYVIFEGMWFYTGFAQILSLGRRNKMVGIAEQYQYILRDESIHLNFGIDVINQIKMENPHLWTREFQDEIRGMIREAAELEAAYSRDTMPRGFLGLNAALCEQYMHFIANRRCAQLGLTRVFDETDNPFPWMSEAMDLKKEKNFFETRVIEYQNGGALSWE
- a CDS encoding ribonucleoside-diphosphate reductase subunit alpha, with translation MSLSLEREAAKSAPLIQLRSESLAVPATTPPLQVIRRNGTVSPFDASKISIAMTKAFLAVEGHTAAASRRIHEVIEQLTNEVVGALTRRIGEGRTFHIEDVQDQVELALMRSEHHKVARAYVLYREERTRQRAEAEAAKPAKTSSEPQLHVTLGNGTRVPLDVDRLTLIIQEACANLDGVDAAPVLAETRRNLYDGISQDELALAGIMAARTLVELEPNYAYVSARLLLDKLRTEVLSFVHSAQINASQADMTARYAEYFPAYVKKGIEAELLDPELARYDLKRIAAALKPERDLSFQFLGLQTLYDRYFLHDDGNRIELPQAFFMRVAMGLAIREIDREARAIEFYNLLSSFDFMASTPTLFNSGTLRPQLSSCFLTTVADDLDGIFKSVKDNALLAKYSGGLGNDWTRVRGLGAHIKGTNGESQGVVPFLKVANDTAIAVNQGGKRKGAVCAYLETWHVDIEEFLDLRKNTGDDRRRTHDMNTANWVPDLFMQRVESDGEWTLFSPDETPDLHDLYGKAFAERYAFYEGKAARGEMRVFKKLRATDLWRRMLTMLFETGHPWITFKDPCNLRSPQQHVGVIHSSNLCTEITLNTSDDEVAVCNLGSVNLLNHVGEGGIDHVRLKRTISTAMRMLDNVIDINFYTIPEARRSNLQHRPVGLGLMGFQDALHALRIPMASDAAVTFADTSMEAISFHAITASVDLAAERGQYPSFKGSLWSRGILPIDSIEILAAARGGLDVDWSVTLDWTALRARVQSTGMRNSNVMAIAPTATISNICGVAQSIEPAYQNLYVKSNMSGDFTEVNEFLVRDLKARGLWDEVMVSDLKYFDGSVGSIDRVPDDLKLLYATAFEIDSAWLIEAAARRQKWIDQAQSLNLYIANPSGKKLDQLYRLAWARGLKTTYYLRSRSATHVEKSTLKGTDGKLNAVSSSSLAAMPVNKPIMVPQSSSAPDLSDAVACSIDNPDCEACQ
- the metE gene encoding 5-methyltetrahydropteroyltriglutamate--homocysteine S-methyltransferase, with the protein product MTNSASTASIPVATLGVPRIGPRRELKMALEKFWSGKIDEAALREAAAKIRADNWTRQRDLGVTVIPSNDFSLYDQVLDTSAMVGAIPKIYGWTGGPVSFETYFAMARGSQKGLSHKDSGDHDGCAHGHSHGQGVPAQEMTKWFDTNYHYMVPEFSKDQTFALSSTKAIDEYREAKALGIQTRPVLVGPVTFLKLGKGENRLSLLPKLLPVYIELLNRLAAEGADWVQIDEPCLVLDLDADEKAALKTAYSELALKVPGVKIMLATYFGELGDNADLVTKLPVAGVHLDLVRGKGQINSVLDKMPADRVMSLGVIDGRNIWRADLTRVFNFSNDAIALRGADRIQIAPSCSMLHVPIDLDQETDLDADLKSWLAFSVQKMGELAALSRALSSGRESVKDVFAASDDAAKKRASSPKIHNPAVQSRAAEKSSALSERKSAFSARQKLQSKVLGLPSFPTTTIGSFPQTEEVRKARAAHAKGQLSDAEYDTFLRKETETAVRWQEDIGIDVLVHGEFERNDMVQYFGEQLSGYAFTKHGWVQSYGSRYVRPPIIFGDVSRPKPMTVGWSSYAQSLTTRPMKGMLTGPVTMLQWSFVRDDLSRDQVCRQIAFALRDEVTDLEKAGIGVIQIDEPALREGLPLRKGDWKAYLDWAVDCFKVSQAGVKDETQIHTHMCYAEFNDIIDAIGAMDADVISIETSRSKMELLDAFVTYKYPNEIGPGVYDIHSPRVPEVPEMMELIGKARRNLSPEQIWINPDCGLKTRGWPEVKSALSNMVEAARQARVA